From Spirosoma aerolatum, one genomic window encodes:
- a CDS encoding acyltransferase family protein yields MPQLTPDKQAGFLAGRLMSMDAYRGFVMTLMAAEILKFHHLHDTFPDSTFWSFLTFHQSHVAWAGCSLHDMIQPSFSFLVGVALPYSIASRVKQGESFGVQFGHAVRRSLILILLGIFLRSTHADQTYFTFEDTLTQIGLGYPFLFLLGNTTARTGWIAFGAILIGYWLAFVLYPSPVGLDYTTVGVPADWSNHYTGLMAHFNKNSNLAWAFDKWFLNLFPREKPFLFNGGGYATLSFIPTLGTMLLGLQAGRWLRSGLTNREILKRLAIAGAVSLVSGLLLQWAGICPIVKRIWTPAWVLFSGGLCFWFLAAFYGIIDVKGWRKWAFPLVVVGMNSIAIYCLVELISHFIVTSLYTHLGHRLFQVFGEPYEQLLVGLATLGIFYLILRWMYNRKLFIRI; encoded by the coding sequence ATGCCCCAACTTACGCCCGACAAACAGGCTGGCTTTTTGGCTGGCCGATTGATGTCTATGGATGCCTATCGAGGTTTTGTAATGACCTTGATGGCAGCCGAAATTTTAAAGTTCCATCATCTTCATGACACTTTTCCTGATAGTACCTTCTGGTCATTTCTGACCTTTCACCAAAGCCATGTGGCCTGGGCTGGTTGTTCATTGCATGATATGATTCAGCCGTCGTTTTCGTTTTTGGTGGGTGTTGCGCTTCCGTATTCAATTGCCAGTCGGGTCAAGCAGGGCGAATCGTTTGGCGTTCAGTTCGGGCATGCGGTCCGGCGTTCGCTGATTTTGATTTTGCTGGGTATCTTTCTTCGTTCCACCCATGCTGATCAGACGTATTTTACATTTGAAGATACCCTTACCCAAATTGGTCTTGGCTATCCGTTTTTGTTTTTACTGGGGAATACCACAGCCCGAACCGGCTGGATTGCTTTTGGCGCTATTCTGATCGGCTATTGGCTGGCGTTTGTATTGTATCCGTCGCCCGTAGGTTTAGACTATACAACTGTTGGCGTTCCGGCAGACTGGTCAAATCATTACACGGGATTGATGGCGCATTTTAATAAGAATAGTAATCTGGCCTGGGCATTCGATAAGTGGTTCCTGAATTTGTTTCCCCGAGAAAAGCCATTTCTCTTCAACGGGGGCGGGTATGCAACACTTAGCTTTATTCCTACGCTTGGTACTATGTTGCTTGGCTTACAGGCCGGGCGCTGGTTACGGTCCGGTCTGACAAATCGGGAAATATTAAAGCGGTTGGCTATTGCTGGCGCTGTAAGCCTCGTGTCTGGATTACTACTCCAGTGGGCGGGTATCTGCCCGATTGTAAAACGAATCTGGACCCCCGCCTGGGTGTTGTTCAGTGGGGGTTTATGCTTTTGGTTTCTGGCGGCTTTTTATGGAATCATTGACGTAAAAGGCTGGCGAAAGTGGGCTTTCCCGCTAGTCGTTGTCGGAATGAATTCCATTGCGATCTACTGTTTGGTCGAATTAATCAGTCATTTTATCGTCACGTCTTTATATACTCATCTGGGGCATCGATTATTCCAGGTGTTTGGTGAACCCTATGAACAATTGCTTGTTGGACTGGCCACGCTGGGGATTTTTTACCTGATTCTCCGATGGATGTACAATCGGAAATTATTTATCCGTATTTGA
- a CDS encoding UxaA family hydrolase produces the protein MAARVLKVHPADNVIVALRNLSAGEQIEFDNEIYELPYAVGAKHKFVTEERQPGDPITMYGVLVGKATQPIRRGEPITTFNLKHDADRYGLDKKQPYSWQPPDVSSWQNRTFMGYHRADGSVGTRNYWLVVPLVFCENRNVLILKDAFERELGYAQPEIYREQVHELISLYKAGELDVVKKMQPFVEPAYVHQQVAKRPFKNVDGIKFLTHEMGCGGTRQDSAYLGSLLAGFINNPNVAGATVLSLGCQHLQVDIISAEIKRQNPKFDKPLLLFEQQAGTEYTLMSQAIKETFLGLIEVNKIERQPAPLSKLTIGLKCGGSDGFSGISANPALGQLSDIVVTLGGKTVLAEFPELNGVEQELINRTDDTTKAQKFIDLMSTYSAQAEAVGSGFDMNPSPGNIKDGLITDAIKSAGAAKKGGTSRVADVLDYAEPATKSGLNLLCTPGNDVEATTGMAGSGTNVIVFTTGLGTPTGNPICPVVKVSTNTTLKNRMPDVIDFDSGPIIDGEQTIEQNADAMLEYIIRLASGEETTQAERLGQDDFIPWKRGVSL, from the coding sequence ATGGCTGCCCGAGTATTAAAAGTTCACCCTGCCGATAATGTCATTGTTGCCCTCCGCAACCTATCCGCTGGCGAACAAATTGAGTTTGACAACGAGATTTATGAGCTACCCTATGCCGTTGGGGCAAAACACAAATTTGTGACGGAAGAACGGCAACCCGGCGACCCGATTACAATGTATGGTGTGCTGGTTGGCAAAGCCACCCAACCCATCCGACGGGGCGAACCGATCACGACCTTCAATTTGAAGCACGATGCTGACCGGTACGGTCTCGATAAAAAACAACCTTATTCATGGCAACCGCCCGATGTGTCGTCCTGGCAGAACCGTACATTTATGGGTTACCACCGGGCCGACGGTAGCGTAGGTACGCGTAACTACTGGCTCGTGGTGCCACTCGTATTTTGTGAAAACCGTAATGTGCTTATCCTGAAAGATGCATTTGAGCGTGAGTTGGGCTATGCACAACCCGAAATCTATCGGGAGCAGGTCCATGAATTAATCAGTCTCTATAAAGCGGGCGAACTGGATGTTGTCAAAAAAATGCAGCCCTTCGTTGAGCCCGCTTATGTGCACCAGCAAGTGGCTAAACGACCGTTTAAAAACGTCGATGGTATCAAATTTCTGACGCACGAAATGGGCTGTGGCGGTACGCGTCAGGATTCCGCTTACCTGGGCTCGCTCCTGGCCGGCTTTATCAACAACCCGAACGTGGCCGGAGCAACCGTCCTAAGTCTGGGCTGTCAGCATTTACAGGTCGACATAATTTCGGCGGAAATAAAACGGCAAAATCCGAAGTTCGACAAACCACTGCTCCTGTTCGAACAACAGGCTGGCACCGAATACACGCTGATGTCACAGGCCATTAAAGAGACGTTCCTGGGGCTGATCGAAGTCAACAAGATTGAGCGTCAGCCCGCGCCACTTAGCAAGTTGACCATTGGCCTGAAATGCGGTGGTTCGGATGGTTTTTCGGGTATATCAGCCAATCCGGCATTAGGGCAACTGTCCGATATTGTGGTAACGCTGGGTGGAAAAACCGTACTGGCCGAATTTCCTGAACTGAACGGTGTGGAGCAGGAGCTTATTAATCGTACCGACGATACGACAAAAGCTCAGAAATTCATCGACCTGATGAGTACCTATTCGGCCCAGGCTGAAGCGGTAGGTTCTGGTTTCGACATGAACCCCTCACCGGGGAATATCAAAGACGGACTCATTACCGATGCCATTAAATCGGCAGGAGCCGCCAAGAAAGGAGGGACTTCGCGCGTAGCCGATGTACTCGACTATGCCGAACCCGCTACTAAGTCGGGGCTGAATCTGCTTTGCACCCCCGGCAACGATGTGGAAGCCACAACGGGGATGGCCGGTTCGGGCACCAACGTTATCGTCTTTACGACCGGACTGGGCACGCCAACAGGTAACCCAATTTGCCCGGTGGTAAAAGTATCAACCAATACGACTCTTAAAAACCGGATGCCTGATGTAATTGACTTCGACAGTGGGCCAATCATCGATGGCGAACAAACCATTGAGCAGAATGCCGACGCTATGCTGGAATACATCATCCGGCTCGCATCGGGCGAAGAAACAACCCAGGCCGAACGACTGGGGCAAGATGATTTCATTCCCTGGAAGCGGGGGGTTTCACTTTAA
- a CDS encoding SDR family NAD(P)-dependent oxidoreductase has product MFSLQNKTALITGGASGIGLAISKTFAQAGASVHILDLNADQAEQAASEIRQDGGLVTSHAIDVSNQSQTVEVINQIAEQGPIHILVNNAGVSHIGTVETTTEADFDRIFRINTKGVYNCLFATIPHMKKAGGGVVLNMASIAATIGIPDRFAYSMSKGAVLTMTLSVAKDYLKDNIRCNCISPARVHTPFVDGFIARTYPGREAEMFEKLSKTQPIGRMAEPEEVGALALYLCSDEAGFITGCDYPLDGGFTRLNN; this is encoded by the coding sequence ATGTTTTCTCTCCAAAACAAAACCGCCCTCATCACAGGGGGAGCCAGTGGCATTGGGCTGGCCATCTCGAAAACATTTGCGCAGGCAGGTGCATCTGTCCATATTCTTGACCTCAACGCCGATCAGGCTGAACAGGCAGCTTCCGAAATTCGTCAGGATGGCGGGTTGGTCACCAGTCATGCCATTGATGTCTCGAATCAAAGCCAGACGGTCGAAGTAATCAATCAGATTGCCGAACAGGGGCCTATTCATATTCTAGTGAACAACGCAGGGGTATCACACATCGGCACTGTCGAAACTACAACCGAAGCCGATTTTGACCGCATTTTTCGGATCAACACCAAAGGGGTTTACAACTGCCTTTTTGCGACCATCCCACACATGAAAAAAGCCGGAGGGGGCGTGGTGCTTAACATGGCTTCTATAGCGGCTACCATTGGGATTCCTGACCGATTTGCGTATTCAATGAGCAAAGGAGCGGTACTGACCATGACCCTGTCGGTGGCTAAAGATTACCTGAAAGACAATATCCGCTGCAACTGCATATCGCCTGCACGGGTTCATACCCCATTTGTGGATGGCTTCATCGCCCGAACGTATCCCGGTCGCGAAGCCGAAATGTTTGAAAAGCTCTCGAAAACGCAGCCTATCGGCCGTATGGCCGAACCCGAAGAAGTGGGAGCACTGGCTCTTTACCTCTGTTCCGACGAAGCGGGTTTCATTACTGGCTGCGACTACCCACTAGATGGTGGTTTTACCCGGCTGAACAACTAA
- a CDS encoding DUF4234 domain-containing protein, whose amino-acid sequence MENNYNDVETVPYMKSQPVWAFCLLSFFTFGIYTIYWFYKNWAFFRDVYNWDIYPFWRAIFNIFFVHTLLEHINDVAVEKGHPGISSNGYATGFVILAVAQRMLDRVSPDSLALMALFVPPFLFLVPSVKQLNYIYRQAYPNKYNPALSPGEFLIVIVGGIVMVLAVAGLLMGEEPS is encoded by the coding sequence ATGGAAAACAACTACAACGATGTAGAAACGGTACCTTATATGAAAAGCCAGCCCGTCTGGGCCTTTTGTCTGCTATCCTTTTTTACGTTTGGCATCTACACAATCTATTGGTTTTACAAAAACTGGGCTTTTTTCAGAGATGTATATAATTGGGATATCTATCCATTCTGGCGAGCCATTTTCAATATATTTTTCGTACATACTTTATTAGAACACATAAATGATGTGGCTGTCGAAAAAGGGCATCCGGGGATTAGCAGTAATGGATACGCTACTGGGTTTGTTATACTGGCAGTAGCCCAACGGATGCTGGACAGGGTATCGCCAGACAGTCTGGCGTTGATGGCGCTATTCGTACCTCCTTTTCTTTTTTTAGTTCCGAGTGTAAAACAGCTCAACTACATTTATCGACAGGCCTATCCAAATAAGTATAACCCTGCATTGAGTCCGGGTGAATTTCTCATAGTAATAGTAGGAGGAATCGTTATGGTACTGGCAGTTGCTGGCCTTTTAATGGGAGAGGAGCCATCGTAA
- the ade gene encoding adenine deaminase, producing MLTANILNLFDQTIFYGTITFENNRIREINKLGPERSDAPYVLPGFVDAHVHVESSLLTPPQFARLAVVHGTVATVSDPHEIGNVLGVAGVQYMIEEARRVPFKFMFGAPSCVPATTFETAGATIGVKDVRNLLALKEIGYLAEMMNFPGVLHRDPEVMAKIALAQAFNKPVDGHAPGLMGDEAQQYIDAGITTDHECFTYEEGLDKAKRGMYILIREGSAARNFDALIPLLAQFPERIMFCSDDKHPDTLAVGHINQLVLRALAKGHSIWNVLRAACLNPVLHYRLSVGLLREGDPADYIVVDNLHSFHVLKTVINGEVVAENGQSNIPDLRSEHVNQFNCLPKKPDEFVVASLRQQERGRELETERLPNPMVGERPERGVIRVIEALDGQLITNELHLFPKLDRDQIVSDVERDVLKLVVVNRYQDAPPSIAFIKNFGLKHGAIASSVGHDSHNITAIGCDDESICKAVNLVIEAKGGLSAVSNWLAIDRKNDEELLLPLPVAGLMTDSDGYAVANQYTLLDQYAKQELGSTLAAPFMTLSFMALLVIPNLKLSNKGLFDGRNFSFVSLETENQGL from the coding sequence ATGCTTACTGCCAACATCCTGAACCTGTTCGACCAAACGATTTTCTACGGTACGATCACCTTTGAGAATAATCGCATTCGTGAAATTAATAAACTTGGTCCTGAGCGTTCGGATGCTCCTTATGTATTGCCTGGTTTCGTCGATGCTCATGTGCATGTCGAGAGTTCGTTGCTTACCCCACCACAATTTGCCCGGCTGGCGGTTGTGCATGGTACTGTAGCTACGGTTTCGGACCCTCACGAGATTGGCAATGTGCTGGGTGTGGCTGGGGTACAGTATATGATTGAAGAAGCCCGGCGGGTGCCTTTTAAGTTTATGTTTGGTGCTCCTTCCTGTGTTCCGGCCACTACGTTCGAAACCGCAGGGGCCACTATTGGGGTCAAGGATGTTCGCAACTTATTGGCGTTGAAAGAAATCGGTTATCTGGCCGAAATGATGAACTTTCCGGGTGTGCTGCATCGGGACCCCGAGGTAATGGCAAAAATTGCGCTAGCCCAGGCGTTCAACAAGCCTGTAGATGGACATGCGCCCGGTTTGATGGGCGATGAGGCTCAACAGTACATTGATGCAGGAATTACGACCGACCACGAATGCTTTACATACGAAGAGGGCCTGGATAAAGCAAAGCGGGGTATGTATATCCTGATTCGGGAGGGAAGTGCGGCTCGAAACTTCGACGCGCTAATACCGCTTCTGGCTCAGTTTCCCGAACGGATTATGTTCTGCTCCGACGATAAACACCCAGATACACTGGCCGTAGGGCACATTAATCAGCTGGTTCTGCGGGCGTTGGCAAAAGGTCATTCAATCTGGAACGTGCTACGGGCTGCCTGCCTGAACCCGGTATTGCATTATCGGTTGTCTGTTGGCTTACTACGCGAGGGCGATCCGGCTGATTATATTGTGGTGGATAATCTGCACTCTTTTCATGTGCTAAAAACTGTCATTAATGGCGAAGTTGTTGCTGAAAATGGGCAGTCGAACATTCCGGATTTGCGCAGTGAGCACGTCAATCAATTTAACTGCTTACCTAAAAAGCCAGATGAGTTTGTAGTGGCCTCACTTCGACAACAGGAGAGAGGAAGAGAATTGGAGACGGAACGTCTCCCCAATCCTATGGTAGGAGAGAGGCCGGAGAGGGGGGTAATACGTGTGATTGAGGCTCTTGATGGCCAGCTAATTACGAATGAACTTCATTTGTTCCCTAAACTGGATAGAGACCAGATTGTATCGGATGTAGAGCGTGACGTGTTAAAATTAGTGGTCGTTAATCGGTATCAGGATGCGCCACCATCTATTGCGTTCATTAAAAACTTTGGGTTGAAGCATGGAGCCATTGCTTCGTCCGTGGGGCATGATTCGCATAATATTACGGCCATCGGCTGTGATGACGAGAGCATTTGTAAAGCTGTCAATCTGGTTATTGAGGCTAAAGGTGGTTTGTCGGCGGTGAGTAATTGGCTGGCTATTGATCGTAAAAATGACGAGGAATTATTGCTACCATTGCCTGTAGCTGGGTTGATGACCGACTCCGATGGGTATGCTGTAGCCAATCAGTACACGTTGTTAGACCAATATGCCAAGCAGGAATTAGGTAGTACACTTGCTGCGCCGTTTATGACTTTATCATTTATGGCACTTTTAGTTATCCCTAATTTAAAATTGAGTAATAAAGGGTTATTTGATGGAAGAAATTTCTCTTTTGTGTCACTAGAAACTGAAAATCAGGGATTATAA
- a CDS encoding RNA polymerase sigma factor, protein MARSRTQNGPDDETLWNLFRGGDENAFARLYQNYVQTLYHYCVHFATDRALIKDCIHDLFVELWKHRSTIGPTTSVRFYLMASIKRKLVRHLTAEQKLVSQDDMINGRRVGDTLPGSDPSYENMLINHEEDMFINDCLHQALEKLPRRQREAVHLRYFQNMSNEEISALMQINIQSVYNLIFGAMSNLKRYVTLENVSL, encoded by the coding sequence ATGGCCCGCTCTCGTACCCAAAATGGCCCCGACGACGAAACCTTATGGAATCTGTTTCGCGGTGGTGATGAAAACGCGTTTGCCCGATTATACCAAAATTATGTTCAAACCCTCTACCATTACTGCGTCCATTTTGCCACCGACCGGGCGTTAATTAAAGATTGCATCCACGATTTGTTTGTTGAACTCTGGAAGCACCGCAGCACCATCGGCCCAACCACATCGGTACGGTTCTATCTGATGGCTTCCATCAAGCGCAAACTGGTTCGTCACCTCACCGCCGAACAAAAATTAGTAAGTCAGGATGATATGATTAACGGACGCCGTGTGGGCGATACGCTGCCCGGTTCCGACCCCTCTTACGAGAATATGCTGATCAACCACGAAGAAGATATGTTTATCAACGATTGCCTGCATCAGGCACTTGAAAAACTTCCTCGTCGTCAGCGCGAAGCCGTTCATCTGCGGTATTTTCAGAATATGAGCAACGAAGAAATTTCGGCGCTCATGCAAATCAATATACAGTCTGTTTATAATTTAATTTTTGGTGCCATGAGCAACCTCAAGCGGTATGTCACGCTTGAAAATGTGTCGCTCTGA
- a CDS encoding GNAT family N-acetyltransferase, which translates to MEAFSPETIQLSPDESIIIRLLDSTDAPKLTTYFKGLSAETRSYFAPHSFVEETVRHICRTLNPAEIVRLIATSADNQTIIAYVLLLSGATPSDAVRYQALGIPINVETDFSIAPSIADAYQSRGLGNHLMKKALTIARAMHKERIVLWGGVQARNIRAHRYYQKYGFIEVGQFENDVLNFDMCLTLSEMNNG; encoded by the coding sequence ATGGAAGCATTTTCACCCGAAACCATTCAACTTTCACCTGACGAATCAATTATCATTCGTCTATTGGATTCAACGGATGCGCCTAAACTGACGACCTATTTTAAGGGATTATCGGCTGAAACCCGAAGTTACTTTGCCCCTCATTCGTTTGTGGAGGAAACGGTACGGCATATTTGCCGTACGTTGAATCCGGCCGAAATCGTGCGTCTGATTGCGACATCGGCTGATAACCAGACAATCATTGCCTACGTTTTGTTATTGTCGGGTGCTACACCTTCCGATGCGGTCCGCTATCAGGCGTTGGGAATACCTATTAACGTCGAAACCGATTTTTCGATAGCTCCTTCCATCGCTGATGCGTATCAGAGCCGTGGTTTGGGTAATCACCTCATGAAAAAGGCCCTGACAATAGCCAGGGCCATGCATAAAGAACGGATTGTTCTGTGGGGTGGGGTACAGGCCCGAAATATCCGTGCCCATCGGTATTACCAGAAATATGGGTTTATCGAGGTAGGGCAGTTCGAGAATGACGTACTCAACTTCGATATGTGCCTGACGCTTTCAGAAATGAATAATGGTTAA
- a CDS encoding replication-associated recombination protein A — MNTDSTPLPERVRPRTLDDVIGQRKLIGPSGALRRAINAGRLPSMILWGPPGVGKTTLALLLAEAVKRPFIALSAINSGVKEIRDVLGRPSGMFPPVVFIDEIHRFNKSQQDALLGAVEKGQITLIGATTENPSFEVNSALLSRCQVYILEALSRDELIQVVDRAIEQDIFLQSKQIQVESYDALLRLSGGDGRKLLNLLELVASAHVSYDPLIITDEGVTTVAQQNIARYDKSGEQHYDIISAFIKSLRGSDPNAALYWMARMIVAGEDPVFIARRMLIMASEDIGNANPTAMIMASEAVQAIRAIGMPEGRIILSQVAVYLATSPKSNASYVAIDDAIALAEQTAHLPVPLQLRNAPTKLMKQIGYGKEYQYAHAYEGNFVPLNFLPDELKGHKLYEPGQNAREAEIRRSLQKWWGDWYGY, encoded by the coding sequence ATGAATACAGACTCAACCCCTTTACCTGAGCGAGTACGTCCACGTACACTTGACGATGTAATTGGTCAGCGAAAACTAATTGGCCCCTCGGGCGCATTACGTCGGGCTATTAACGCTGGCCGGTTACCTTCCATGATTTTGTGGGGACCACCAGGCGTTGGAAAAACGACACTGGCTTTACTACTGGCCGAAGCGGTTAAACGACCGTTTATTGCCCTAAGTGCCATTAATTCAGGCGTTAAAGAAATCCGCGATGTGCTGGGCCGACCTAGTGGGATGTTTCCGCCTGTTGTGTTTATCGACGAAATTCATCGATTCAACAAAAGCCAGCAGGATGCTTTACTGGGGGCTGTCGAAAAAGGGCAAATTACTCTTATTGGAGCCACTACCGAAAACCCCTCCTTTGAAGTGAACAGCGCTTTACTTTCGCGTTGTCAGGTTTATATTCTGGAAGCTCTTAGCCGCGATGAACTCATTCAGGTCGTGGATCGGGCCATTGAGCAGGATATCTTTTTGCAATCGAAACAGATTCAGGTTGAGTCATACGACGCCTTGTTGCGTCTGTCGGGTGGGGATGGGCGTAAACTCCTGAATTTGCTTGAACTGGTTGCTTCAGCACATGTTTCTTATGACCCATTAATCATTACGGATGAAGGTGTAACGACTGTAGCCCAGCAGAACATTGCCCGGTACGACAAATCGGGTGAGCAGCATTATGATATTATTTCGGCGTTCATAAAATCGTTGCGGGGGTCCGATCCTAATGCAGCCTTATACTGGATGGCTCGGATGATTGTGGCCGGTGAAGATCCTGTTTTTATTGCCCGTCGGATGTTGATTATGGCATCGGAAGATATTGGGAATGCGAATCCAACGGCTATGATTATGGCTTCCGAAGCGGTTCAGGCTATTCGCGCTATCGGCATGCCTGAAGGACGAATCATACTGTCGCAGGTGGCGGTGTATCTGGCTACGTCGCCTAAAAGTAATGCCAGCTATGTGGCCATTGACGATGCCATTGCCCTGGCGGAACAAACGGCTCATCTGCCTGTCCCATTACAGTTGCGTAATGCCCCAACAAAACTGATGAAGCAGATTGGTTACGGGAAAGAGTACCAGTACGCACACGCCTATGAAGGTAATTTTGTCCCATTAAACTTCCTGCCGGATGAACTCAAAGGCCATAAGCTATACGAACCTGGCCAGAACGCCCGCGAAGCCGAGATTCGCCGGAGCCTGCAAAAATGGTGGGGAGACTGGTATGGCTATTAA
- the uvrB gene encoding excinuclease ABC subunit UvrB encodes MSFKLTSEFQPTGDQPKAISQLVKGINEGEPSQVLLGVTGSGKTFSIANVIAQTNRPTLVLSHNKTLAAQLYGEFKQFFPENAVEYFISYYDYYQPEAYIATTNTYIEKDLAINEEIDKLRLAATSALMSGRRDVIVVASVSCIYGMGNPEEFKNNVVRIGVGERMSRNQFLHQLVSILYSRTEAEFQRGNFRVKGDTVDLYVAYADFAYRVIFFGDEIETIQRIDPSTGKKLSSESMVTIFPANLFVTSGDTLKGAIHEIQDDLVAQIRYFESDFREQEATRIRERTEFDLEMMRELGYCSGIENYSRYFDRRKPGQRPFCLLDYFPDDYLMVIDESHVTIPQIRAMWGGDRSRKTALVDYGFRLPSALDNRPLTFQEFEDLSGQTIFVSATPSDYELRRSEGVVVEQLIRPTGLLDPEIEVRPSLNQIDDLLESIDSRVKRNERVLVTTLTKRMAEELTKYLDRVGIKTRYIHSEVKTLDRVEILRDLRLGNFDVLVGVNLLREGLDLPEVSLVAIMDADKEGFLRDIRSLIQTIGRAARNANGKVIMYADTITGSMQKAIDETNRRRAIQMEYNADNNIVPTTVLKSREAIMGQTKVADSKVKHFYVEPEEIRIAADPIVQYMGKGDLEKMITETQSKMERAAKDLDFLEAARLRDELFQLRDKLKQKTA; translated from the coding sequence ATGAGCTTTAAATTAACCTCAGAATTCCAGCCTACCGGCGATCAGCCCAAGGCGATCAGTCAACTTGTCAAAGGCATCAATGAGGGCGAACCCTCTCAGGTTTTGCTTGGGGTCACTGGATCTGGTAAGACCTTTTCCATAGCCAATGTTATTGCCCAAACCAATCGGCCAACGCTCGTTCTGAGCCACAATAAAACCCTGGCGGCCCAGCTATACGGCGAATTCAAGCAGTTTTTCCCTGAAAATGCGGTCGAGTATTTCATCTCGTATTACGACTACTACCAGCCCGAAGCCTATATAGCCACCACAAACACGTACATCGAGAAAGATCTGGCAATCAATGAAGAAATCGATAAGCTTCGATTAGCGGCTACGTCAGCCCTGATGAGCGGTCGGCGCGATGTGATTGTGGTAGCCTCGGTGTCCTGCATTTATGGTATGGGCAACCCGGAGGAATTTAAAAACAACGTGGTTCGGATTGGCGTTGGCGAACGGATGAGCCGCAATCAGTTTCTGCATCAGTTGGTTAGTATCCTCTACAGCCGAACCGAAGCCGAATTTCAACGGGGAAATTTCCGGGTCAAAGGCGATACGGTCGATCTGTACGTAGCCTATGCCGATTTTGCCTATCGGGTAATTTTCTTCGGCGACGAGATCGAAACGATTCAGCGGATCGACCCATCGACAGGTAAAAAGCTTTCTTCGGAGAGTATGGTGACCATCTTCCCGGCCAATCTGTTCGTAACGAGTGGCGATACATTGAAAGGAGCAATCCACGAAATTCAGGACGATCTGGTTGCTCAGATTCGCTACTTCGAATCGGATTTTCGGGAACAGGAAGCTACCCGAATTCGTGAGCGAACCGAGTTCGACCTGGAAATGATGCGCGAACTTGGCTATTGCTCCGGTATCGAAAACTATTCGCGCTATTTCGACCGACGAAAACCCGGCCAGCGCCCGTTCTGCCTGCTCGACTATTTCCCGGATGATTACCTGATGGTTATCGACGAAAGTCACGTAACGATTCCGCAGATTCGGGCCATGTGGGGTGGCGACCGCTCCCGTAAAACCGCTCTGGTCGATTACGGTTTTCGACTTCCATCGGCACTGGATAATCGCCCGCTAACGTTTCAGGAATTCGAGGACTTGTCGGGACAGACTATTTTTGTATCGGCTACGCCATCTGATTACGAACTACGTCGGAGCGAAGGTGTTGTGGTTGAACAACTTATCCGCCCAACCGGCCTGCTCGACCCCGAAATCGAAGTTCGTCCAAGCCTGAATCAAATCGACGACCTGCTCGAATCCATTGATAGTCGGGTCAAACGAAATGAGCGCGTTCTGGTAACGACGTTAACGAAACGAATGGCCGAAGAACTGACGAAATATCTGGACCGTGTTGGTATCAAAACCCGGTATATCCACTCCGAAGTAAAGACGCTGGACCGAGTCGAAATTCTGCGGGATTTACGACTAGGCAACTTCGATGTACTGGTTGGGGTAAATCTCCTTCGGGAAGGTCTCGACTTACCCGAAGTTTCGCTGGTAGCGATTATGGATGCTGATAAAGAAGGCTTCCTCCGCGACATCCGATCACTGATTCAAACCATCGGTCGTGCCGCCCGAAATGCGAATGGCAAGGTGATTATGTATGCTGATACCATCACTGGCTCTATGCAGAAAGCTATTGACGAAACCAACCGTCGCCGGGCTATACAGATGGAGTATAACGCCGACAATAACATTGTGCCGACTACCGTACTGAAATCACGGGAAGCGATTATGGGCCAAACCAAAGTTGCCGACTCGAAGGTCAAGCATTTCTATGTGGAACCCGAAGAAATTAGGATTGCCGCCGACCCCATCGTACAGTACATGGGTAAGGGCGACCTAGAAAAAATGATTACCGAAACGCAGTCAAAAATGGAGCGGGCCGCCAAAGACCTCGACTTCCTTGAAGCCGCCCGTCTACGCGACGAACTGTTCCAGTTACGCGATAAACTGAAACAAAAAACAGCCTGA